Proteins encoded in a region of the Ruegeria sp. AD91A genome:
- a CDS encoding TRAP transporter substrate-binding protein, with protein sequence MTNRRTFLKGAAAAPAAALATPALAQSTIRWRMQTYAGPALAEHVIDPAIKMFNTIAGDRMQIELFYADQLVPTGELFRAMQRGTIDAVQSDDDSMASPTEVTVFGGYFPFASRYSLDVPVLFNQYGLNEIWDEQYSAVGVKHISAGAWDPCHFATKDPINSLADLQGKRVFTFPTAGRFLSQFGVVPVTLPWEDIEVAVQTGELDGIAWSGITEDYTVGWADVTNYFLTNNISGAWAGSFFANMDRWNELPEDLQTLFRVCTDQSHYYRQWWYWGGEASLRVNGDKMQLTSIPDDEWATVEAAAVAFWDEIAAESETKAKVVEIFKQYNADMLKAGRPYRYG encoded by the coding sequence ATGACGAACAGACGTACATTTCTGAAAGGTGCCGCGGCGGCCCCCGCTGCTGCGCTGGCGACGCCTGCACTGGCGCAATCGACCATCAGATGGCGGATGCAGACCTATGCCGGCCCGGCGTTGGCCGAACACGTGATCGACCCCGCCATCAAGATGTTCAACACAATCGCCGGCGACCGGATGCAGATCGAGCTGTTCTATGCCGATCAGCTGGTTCCAACGGGTGAATTGTTCCGCGCCATGCAGCGCGGCACGATTGATGCCGTGCAGTCGGATGATGACTCGATGGCGTCACCCACCGAGGTCACTGTTTTCGGCGGCTATTTCCCATTCGCATCACGCTATTCTTTGGATGTGCCGGTTCTGTTCAACCAGTACGGCCTGAATGAAATCTGGGACGAGCAATATTCGGCAGTCGGTGTAAAACACATCTCGGCCGGTGCGTGGGACCCTTGCCACTTTGCCACCAAAGACCCGATCAACAGTCTCGCTGACCTGCAGGGCAAGCGTGTCTTCACCTTCCCGACTGCGGGCCGCTTCCTGTCTCAGTTCGGCGTTGTGCCGGTCACCCTGCCCTGGGAAGACATCGAAGTCGCGGTTCAAACTGGTGAGCTGGACGGCATCGCATGGTCCGGCATCACCGAAGACTACACTGTCGGCTGGGCGGATGTGACCAACTACTTCCTGACCAACAACATTTCGGGCGCATGGGCTGGATCGTTCTTCGCCAACATGGATCGCTGGAATGAGTTGCCCGAAGACCTGCAGACCTTGTTCCGCGTTTGCACCGATCAGTCGCACTATTATCGTCAGTGGTGGTACTGGGGCGGTGAAGCCAGCCTGCGCGTCAATGGCGACAAGATGCAGCTGACCTCGATTCCGGACGACGAATGGGCGACGGTCGAGGCGGCCGCCGTTGCATTCTGGGATGAGATAGCAGCCGAGTCCGAGACCA